The Microbacterium sp. W4I20 genome segment GCAGCTCGCGCTGGATCGAGTTCATCCCGATGGCTTCGGACTGCCGGTGCTTCATGCCCACGTACAGCTGGGATGCGGGGTCGGCGCCCACGAGAACCGTGGCGATGCCCGGCGTGATGCCACGTTCCTTCAGCGCGGCGACCCGCTCGATCAGTTCGGCGCGGATCTCGGCGGCCGCCGCCTTGCCGTCGAGGACGACAGCGGTCACTGCTGCAGGTCCGGGTAGAGCGGGAACGCCGCGGCGAGCGCGTCGACGCGGGCACGCAGCGCGTCGAGATCAGCACCCTGAATCAGCGCGAGGGCGATGATGTCGGCGACCTCGGTGAACTCGGCGTCGCCGAAGCCGCGGGTGGCGAGCGCCGGCGTGCCGATGCGCAGCCCCGAGGTGACCATCGGCGGACGCGGGTCGTTCGGCACCGCGTTGCGGTTGACCGTGATGCGGATGTCGTGCAGCAGGTCTTCGGCCTGCTTGCCGTCGACCTGGGCGTCGCGCAGGTCGACCAGCACCAGGTGCACGTCGGTGCCGCCGGAGCGCACGCCGATGCCGGCATCCTTCACGTCCTGCTGTGAGAGACGCTCCGCGAGGAGGGCGGCGCCGCGCAGGGTGCGCTCCTGGCGCTCGGCGAACTCGGGTGTCGCGGCGAGCTTGAACGCGGTCGCCTTGGCGGCGATCACGTGCATGAGCGGTCCGCCCTGCTGGCCGGGGAACACGGCGGTGTTGATCTTCTTCGCGATGTCGGCGTCGTTCGTGAGGATGAAGCCCGAGCGCGGTCCGCCGATGGTCTTGTGCACGGTCGATGAGACGACGTGAGCGTGCGGTACCGGGTTCGGGTGCAGGCCGGCGGCGACGAGGCCGGCGAAGTGCGCCATGTCCACCCAGAGGAGCGCACCGACCTCGTCGGCGATCGCGCGGAAGGCCTCGAAGTCGAGCGTGCGAGGGTAGGCCGACCAGCCGGCGATGATGACCTTCGGCTTGTGCTGGATGGCGAGCTCGCGCACCTCGTCCATGTCGATGATCGAGGTCTCGGGGTCGACGCCGTAGGCGACGATGTCATAGAGACGGCCCGAGAAGTTGATCTTCATGCCGTGCGTGAGGTGCCCACCCTGGTCGAGCGAGAGACCCAGCAGCGTGTCGCCGGGGCGGGCGATCGCGTGCAGGACAGCGGCGTTCGCGGAGGCACCGGAGTGCGGCTGGACGTTGGCGAACTCGGCCCCGAAAAGGCTCTTCGCCCGCTCGATGGCCAGCGACTCGGCGACGTCGACCTCTTCGCAGCCGCCGTAGTACCGGCGGCCGGGGTAGCCCTCGGCGTACTTGTTGGTGAGCACGGAGCCCTGCGACTGCAGCACCGACACCGGGACGAAGTTCTCGGAGGCGATCATCTCGAGGAACGTCTGCTGACGCTTCAGCTCACGGTCGAGGACCTGAGCGATCTCGGGATCGACCTCGGAAAGCGGGGCGTTGAAGTAACGGTCGGTCATGGTGACATGCTCCTCTGACAACGGATTCGAAAGGGTGTACCGATCGGCCCAGGCGCGCGGTCGAATTCCGTGGTCAGTCGCTCCCCGGTGGTAGTCCACCCAGACGCCAGTTGCGACGGTTACGAGCATACCGGATCGTCGCTGCCGGCTGGGCCGCGAGAAAGCGCCACGGCATCATCCGACCGATACGACATGGACGTCGGCATGCGTGCCCGGCACCGTGGCGAGTTTGCGGTCGACGGTCAGCACCCGCGCCCCGAGCACCTCCCCCAGCACGAGGTACGCCGCGTCGTAAGCTGTGGCATTCATGGCGAGGTCGCCTATTCGCGACAGGAGCGGCGACACCGGGAACAGCACGAGTTCCATCCGCTGGAGCAGCGCGAGTTGCCCACGGAACTCGTCATCGTTCGCCAGACGGGCGAGACGCAGTCCACGAAGAGCGTTCGCGACTTCCGTCGGACCATGTGCGGGCATGGCCCAGTCACTATCGCCCAGCATGGCCTCCCGCACCTGGTCTCCCCGATCACCGAGGTCGGTGATCGCCTCGACCACGGCCGATGCATCGAGCACGATCATGATTCGACTGGCTTGCCCAGCGCATCGCCGATGCGTTCGTCTCGTTCGCCTCGGCCTTCGCGGATCAGCTCTACGATGCCGTCCGCGGATATCTCACCGGAGACCGGAATCGGTGCCATCGCACGCAGAAACTCACGGTTTCGCGACTTCCTCGCCTCGACTTCCAGGACTTCGCGGAGGAACACCTGCAGGGACTGCCCCCGCTCGCGCGCTGCCCGCACGAGGTCGTCTCTGATCGCGCCCGGCACGTCGCGGACTTGAATCGCCACCATGGGATCGAAGGTAGCATGCAGATCTGCATGCATACTGCTCGTTATCGACATGGCAGGAATGTAGCGCGCGGGAGGAAGCGCGACGCGCGTTGTCCACAGGCGCCGAGCGCGGTCTCCAGGACACCCCGCAGAATCGGCAGAATCGATTCGACTTCGCCCATTCCGCTGGCCGTTCCCGCCCGGTAGGTTTTGTTCATGGTCTTTACTCAAACCCTGCCGCTCGTTCCGGCTCCCGTGTCCGCCGTCGCACGGGAAGGACGGATGCCGGTCACCGCAGCGACGCGCGTGCAGGGCTCCTCCCCCGCCGCTGTACAGCTGATCGAAGCGGTCGCTCGCCGGACCGGCATCCGCCTTTCCGCGGCCGACACGGCTGATGCCGACATCGTCCTCCGCATCGATCCCGCTATGGGAGCCGCCGAAGGGTACGTCCTCACCGTCGCCGAAACGGCCGAGATCGTCGGCGCCGACGAGGCGGGCCTCTTCTACGGGGTGCAGACGCTGCTGCAGCTGCTGCGCGAAGACGAGAGCGGCTGGGGCTTCCTCCGCGCCGAGGTGCACGACGCCCCGCGCTTCCCCCGCCGCGGCGTGATGCTCGACGTCACCCGTCACTTCTTCGGCGTGGCCGATGTCAAGAAGTTCATCGACGCGACCAGCGCTCTCAAGTTCAACCAGCTGCACCTGCACCTGAGCGACGACCAGGGCTGGCGCGTGCACATCGACTCCTGGCCGAAGCTCACCGAGCTCTCGTCGTCGACGGCGGTCGACGGCGAGCCGGGCGGCTTCTACACGAAGGACGACTACCGCGAGATCGTCGCGTACGCCGCTTCCCGCCACATGCTCCTGATCCCCGAGATCGATCTGCCCGGCCACACCCACGCCATCGGCGTCGCGTACCCGGAGCTCGTCGAGTCGCCGGTGCTGAGCGAGGCGTTTCTCGCCGAATCGGCGAAGAACGGCCAGGCGCTCCCCGTTCACGGCGAGAGCTACCTGGGCACGGGCGTCGGCCACTCCAGCGTGCGGATCCACGAGGAGCGCACCTACGACTTCGTGCGCGACGTGGTCCGCGAACTCGCCGAGATGACGCCTGGACCGTACATCCACATCGGCGGAGACGAGTCGCTCGGCACGCCTCAGGCCGACTTCGACCTCTTCGCGGAACGCGCGACGGCCATCGTCGTCGAGGCGGGGAAGACACCGGTCGCGTGGCATGAGATGGGTTCGGCGGCGGGTATCGCCGAGGGGACGATCGGCCAGTACTGGGGGAAGACCACTCCGGAGGGCACGCACGCCGAGGAGGCTTCACACTTCGTCGAGCGCGGGGGTGCGCTGATCATGTCGGCCGCCGACGCGGCGTACCTCGACATGAAGTACTCCGAGGACTACCCGCTCGGCCTCACCTGGGCGGCGATCATCGACGTGCGCGCCGCCTACGAATGGGAGCCGACCGCCGTCCTCGACGTCCCGGACGCGGCGATCCTGGGCATCGAGGCGCCGCTCTGGGCGGAGACCACCCGGACGCTGAGCGACGTCGAGCGGCTGGTGTTCCCCCGCGCGGCTGCGCAGGCCGAGATCGGCTGGTCTCCGAGGAGCGCGCCCGAGCGGAACTGGGAGTCGTTCCGCGGCAGGCTCGGCACCCTGGCACCCCTGTGGAAGGCTGAGGGGGTCGATTTCCACCCCGCAGCCGAGGTTCCCTGGAGCGAACGTTGAGCATCCATTCCTCCTCGACCGGGTCGCTGGTCATCCACTCGGCCCGCATCGTGGACGAGGGCGAGATCGCCGAAGACGGGTGGGTCCGGGTCGAGGACGGCGTGGTCGTCGCGCGTGGTTCGGGCGACGACTGGACGCCGGCCGATCTAGTGATCGACGCGGCGGAGACCGCCGGACCGGGAGCTGTTCTCACACCCGGGTTCGTCGACATCCACGGCCATGGCGGCGCCGGCGCCGCATTCGACGACGGGGTGGAGGCGATCCGCACCGGGCGCGCCCTGCACCGGTCGCACGGTACGACGCGCGCGGTGATCTCGCTCGTCACCGCACCCCTCGACGACCTCGCCCGCAGCGTGGGCATGATCGCCGACCTGATGGAGACGGATGCCGACATCCTCGGCTCGCACCTGGAGGGACCCTTCCTCGACCCGGGCCATCACGGCGCACACGAGCCCTCACTGTTGCGCACCCCCGAGACCGACGACGTCGCGCGCCTGCTGAAAGCGGGCCGCGGCACGATCCGTCAGGTCACGATCGCCCCGGAACTGCCCGGTGGGCTCGACGCGATCCGACAGATCGTCGCCGCCGGTTCCGCGGCTGCCGTCGGCCACACCGACGCAGACGCCGCAATGGCGGTCGCCGCGTTCGAGGCCGGCGCCTCGATCCTCACCCACGCCTTCAACGCGATGCCCGGGATCCACCATCGCGCTCCCGGTCCGGTGCTCGCCGCCGCCGCAGACCACCGCGTGGTGCTCGAGGCGATCGCCGACGACGTGCATCTCGATCCGCACGTGGTCAAGCTCATCTTCGACTCGGCGCCTGGACGCGTGGCGCTGATCACCGATGCGATGGCCGCGGCAGGCAGCGCGGACGGCCACTACGACCTCGGCGCCGTGAGCGTCACCGTCGAGAACGGCGTGGCCCGAGCCGACGACACCGGATCCATCGCCGGATCGACCCTCACCCAGGATGTGGCGCTCCAGCGAGCGGTGCGCGCGGGTGCGTCGCTCCCCGAGGCAGTGCGCGCCCTCACCGAGACACCGGCCAGGGCGATCGGACGCGACGCGGTGCTCGGCAGCCTGCGTGCGGGGATGACCGCGGATGCGGTGCTGCTGGATGCGGAACTGCGCGTCGCGCGCGTGTGGGTGGGGCCCCGGCTGCCGTAAAGGAGCCGACCCTCGCGCGACGACGCGCAGCCCTGCGCTCTCCGGTACTGTTTCGGCGGTGCGAGCCGCTTCTCCCCAGATCGGCGACCTCTACCCGCTCACAGAGAGGGGGGCCGGGAACTCCTCCCCCGAGGCTCCCGACCCGCCCAGCCGATGCGATTGCCCCCGCATCAGCGCCTGAACTCCTCCCCCCGGGGGAGTTCGTATGGCTGTCTCTATGGGATGAGACGACGCCGCTGTCGTTTCATTACGCGAGTTCCCGGTTTTTCTTCGCACTTTCCGGAGCCAGTATCGATAAAGCGCTTCCGAACGGGAGTTTCCTGGGATTCATCTTTCCGATGAGACTTCCCGAGAAGGGTGGCCCCGGGAGCGATTTCAGGAGAGAATGGGAAAGACGCGTGATGAGAGTCGCTCTCGCGCGTCTCTTCCTGTGGAGGCGCTCCCGCGCCCCGGGACCGATGGATGAAAGTGCACCAGGACAACTCGATCTCCGAAGAACCGATCAGCGACGCCGACCTGATCCTCCGCACCCGCTCGGGTGACACGGAGGCATTCGGGGAACTCTGGCGACGCCACTACCCGTCCGGCCTCTCGGTCGCGCGCTCGGTGACCTCGTCGATCGATCCGGACGACCTCGTCCAGGAGTCCTACACGCGCATCTACCAGGCCATCATCAAGGGCGGCGGCCCCAACGGATCGTTCCGCGCGTACCTCTTCACGAGCATCCGCAACACTGCCGCGGTCTGGGGACGCTCCCGTCGCGAGACCGCGATCGACGAGCTCGACACGGTGGCCGATCCCGACAGCACCGATCAGGCCGCCAACGAGGCGCTCGACCGCAGCCTCACGGCTCAGGCCTTCCGCAGCCTCCCTTCCCGTTGGCAGGAGGTGCTCTGGTACACCGAGATCGAGCAGATGAAGCCGCAGGATGTGGCTCCGTTGCTCGGCATGAAGTCCGGAGCGGTGTCCCAGCTGGCATTCCGTGCCCGGGAAGGCCTCCGCGAGGCGTGGATCCAGGCGCACCTGCGCAGCGCGGCACCCGGCTCGGACTGTCAGTGGACCATCGAGCATCTCGGCGCATACTCGCGCGGTAACCTCGGCACCCGCGATCACAAGCGTCTCGAACTGCACCTCGACGAGTGCGCGCGATGCATGATCGTCGCCGCCGAGGCGAAGGACGTCTCCACCCGACTCGCCCTCGTGCTGCTCCCCCTCGTGCTCGGCGTGACCGGCGCGGCCGGATACCTGGCGACGTTGCAGGGCGGAGGCGCTCCCCTCGTGGCTCTCGCCGCCATGCCGAGTGACATCCCGAACGGTGTCTTCGCCGGTGACCTCGGAGCGGGTGCTGCCGCGGGCAGCGCCACCGCGTCGAGCACCGGTGCCGGGTCGGGCGGTGCTGCCGGTTCGGGCAGCGCGGCCCTCGTCGGGAGTGCCGGCGCCTCCGGCGGCATCCTCACCGGCATGGGAGCCCTCGTCGGCATCGGCTCCGCCGCACTGGTCGTCGCCGGCGTCGTCGCGGCCGCCACGATCATCCCCGGCCTCGCAGGCGTGGGGCCCACCGCCTCTCTGCCCAGCGCCGGAGACGTCGACTCCTCGTCGATCACCACCGACGTGGGTCCCGACGACTCGCTCGATCTGGAAGAGCCGATCATCATCGATGAACCGGTCGTCCAGCCGGAGCAGGAACCCGTCGTGCCGGTCGAGGAGGAGGCCGCGCCGCCGAGTCCGGAGCACACGGGTCCGGTCACCGCGCCCCCGACGATTCCCGCGGCGCCGGCTCCCCCGGTCGTGATCGATCCGGAAGAGCCCGGAACCGGAGAACCCGGCACCGGCGAACCCGGAACCGGAGAACCCGGCACCGGCGAACCCGGAACCGGAGAACCCGGCACCGGAGAGCCGGGAACGGGCGAACCAGGGACGGAAGAGCCCGGGACCGGCACCGGAGAGCCGTCGGATCCGACCGTTCCGCCCGTCTGGGCGACGGCCGACATCTGGATCGATACGAACCTCAAGACTCATTTCAGCGTGCCGATCACCGGTGCCCCGGGAACCACGGTGGAGGCGCTGCTCAACGACAGTGCTGACGGCGGCGGCCAGGTTGTCCTCGATGCCAACGGCGCCGGCATCATCGACCTCCGTCCTGACCTGGCTCAGATCCTCCGGTTGTCGACCACCAAGGTCACGTTCCGCTACGTGCTCGCCACCGGGCCTGGACCGTCCGTCGACACGACGCTTCGAGCGCTCAGCGGTGTCGACATCGATGCGCTCCTCGTCCTTGAGTCCGAGAGTGCGACGACCGACGACCCGGGAGTCCTCGCGGAGGCTGCGGACGACTCCGCTGTCGAGCCGACGCCTGCGCCGGCAGAGAAGGCCGTGCCGGCTGAGACGACGGCGCCCGCCGCGCCGGTAGCACCGGCTGAACCCGTGGCCCCGGCCGTACCGGCGCCTCCCGCGGAGCCTGCTCCGGTGGCGGCCCCGACCGCGCCCATCGACACGACTCCGGCCGCGACCGAGCCCGCACCTGCACCGGCCGAGGAGTCCGCGCCCGCCGAATAGACTGGATGCATGTCCCAGGATTCCGCACCCGTCCCCGGCGTCGCCCGTCCGGTCATCACCGTTCTCGATATCGTCCGCGTCGTGGTCCTGGTCGTCGCGGTGGCATCCCTCGTCCTCTGGGGTTTCGCCAGTTCGACCCTCCCCTGGAACCTGATCCTGGGCATCGGCGTTCCGATCGTCGTGATCCTGTTGTGGGCCGTCTTCCTCTCGCCCCGGCCGGTTCTCAGCGTCCACCCCTTCCTGCGCGCGGTCGTCGAGTTGTTCATCTACGTCGGTGTCACGATCGCATGGTGGTCGATGGGACAGGCGCTCATCGGTTCGGCCTTCGCGCTCGTGGCGATCGTCGCCGGCGTCCTCAGCGGCCGACGCGCACTCGCCTGAGCAGCGCATCATGAGCGCACTCCCGCTGCTGCAGCAGTCGCTCGGCGGCCTCGTCGACGTCAGCGTCGCCTCGCTCGAGGAGGCTCGTGCCGATCGCTCCGGTCACTCTGCGGTCGGCCGCCCCCTCGCCGTGGTGCACGCCGAGACCGTGGCGCACGTGCAGGAGACCATGCGCATCGCGACCGCGACCCGCACTCCGGTGGTCGTCCGCGGCGCGGGCACCGGCCTGGCGGGGGCGGCGAACGCCGGCGAAGGTGAGATCGTGCTCTCGACTCGCCGGATGACCGCTCTGCTCGAAGTGCGCCCGGACGATCTGCTCGCCGTGGTCGAACCCGGCATCCTGAACGCCGAACTCAACGCGCAGCTCGCCCCGCACGGCGTGTGGTGGGCGCCGGACCCGGCGAGCCGCGACATCTCGACGGTCGGCGGGAACATCGCAACCGGAGCCGGCGGGCTCCTGTGCGCGAAGTACGGCGTCGTCCGCGATGCGGTCCTCGGGGTCGACCTCGTGCTCGCCGACGGGCGACTGCTGCATCTCGGCCACCGCAGCGTCAAGGGCGTGACCGGCCTCGACCTCACCTCCCTGGTCATCGGCTCCGAGGGCACCCTGGGCGTCGTCGTCGGCGCGACCCTGAAGCTGCGCCGCCTCGTACCGGGCGACGTCTGCACCGTGACCGCCACGTTCCCCGGCGTGCGGGCGGCGGCCGCGGCATCCGCTGCCGTCACCGCCGCCGGCGTGCAGCCGGCCATCATGGAGCTGATGGATGCCGCGAGCCTCACTGCCGTGCACTCCCTTCTGTTGCTCCCCGCCCCCTCGCCGGGAGCGGCCCAGCTGACGATCCAGACCGACGGACCGGCCGCGGGTGTCGAAGCCGACACGATCGCCGGCATCCTGCGTGCGCACGAAGGTGTGGTCATCGTCACGCATGACGCCGAAGAGGGCGAGCGGCTCCTCGCGATCCGCCGCTCGATGCATCCGGCGATGGCCGCGCAGGGCACGACACTCATCGAAGACGTGTCCGTTCCGCGCAGCGCGATGCCGGCGATGTTCGACGAGATCTCTCGCATCGAGAAGCAGTTCGGCATCACAATCCCGACTGTCGCGCACGCCGGCGACGGCAACCTGCACCCGAACTTCCTGTTCGAGGGCGCCGACGTCCCGGCGCAGGTGTGGGAGGCCGCGGACGAGCTCTTCCGCGCGGCGATCCGGCTCGGCGGCACACTGACCGGCGAACACGGCATCGGCGTGCTCAAGCGCCGCTGGCTCGCCGCGGAGCTCGGTGACGATCAGTGGCAGCTGCAGCGCCAGATCACCGCCGTGTTCGATCCGCTCGGCATCCTCAATCCCGGAAAGGTGTTCGAGCCCGATGCCTGACATCCACGTGAGCGCGGCGGTGATCGTCGACGACGACGGACGCGTGCTCGTGGTCCGCAAGCAGGGGACGACGCGGTTCATGCAACCGGGCGGCAAGCCGGAGGCCGGAGAATCGGCGGCGCAGACGCTGATCCGGGAGTTGAACGAGGAGCTCGGACTGCACCTCATGGAGGCCGACCTCCGACCGCTCGGCACCTTCGTCTCGGAGGCGGCCAACGAACCGGGTCATCGGGTCGTCGCCGAGGCATTCGCGACGTCGATCGATCCCGCCCTCGCGACAGCGCAGGCCGAACTCGCGGAGCTCCGCTGGATCACGCCGTCGGATGTCGCCACGCTGCCGTTGGCGCCGCTGAGCCTCGAGCACCTGCTGCCCCTCGCCTGGCCGGCACCGACGCGCTGAGCGCTCGCTTCCAGCATGGCGCGACGCTGTGGAGGCTCAGATGCCCTGCCAGTCCGGCTTGTTGGCGAACGTGTAGCGGTAGTAGTCGGCGAGGCGCAGGTGCGACGCCGCAGCCTCGTCGACGACGACGGTCGCGTGCGGATGCAGCTGGATGGCAGATCCCGGAAGGAACGCGGTGAGCGGCCCCTCGACGGCGTCCGCGACCGCCTGGGCCTTGCCTGCACCGAAAGCGAGCAGCACGAGATGCCGAGCCTTCAGGATCGTTCCCAGGCCCTGCGTGATGCAGTGCCTCGGCACATCGTCGATCGAGTCGAAGAAGCGGGCGTTGTCCTCGCGGGTCTGCTCGGTCAAGGTCTTCACCCTGGTCTGCGAGGCGAACGACGAACCCGGCTCGTTGAAGCCGATGTGGCCGTCCGTGCCGATGCCGAGAAGCTGCAGGTCGACACCACCGGCGGCCGCGATCGCCGCCTCGTAGTCGTCGCCGGCGTGCGGGATCGTCGCGACCGCACCGTTGGGCACGCGGATGCGCTGCGGGTCGAGGCCGAGCGGCTCGACGACCTCGCGGGTGATCACCGAGCGGTAGCTCTCCGGATGGGTGGGATCGATGCCGACGTACTCGTCGAGCGCGAACCCGCGCACCTGGGACACGTCATGGCCGGCGAGTCGCGTGCGCAGCGCCAGGTAGACCGGCAGCGGCGTCGAGCCCGTGGCGAGGCCGAGAACGGCGTCGGGACGGCGCTCGATCAACTCGACGATCTCGGAGGCGACCAGGTCACCCGCGGCTTGCGCGTTCTCGACGATGACGACCTCAGCCATGGGTGACGATCTCCTTCTCAGAAACGGATGCGCCGACGAGTGCGGCACCGAACGCGGCGGCGGGTGATCCGGCACCGAGCATCTCGATCCTCTCATCGAGGCGGAGCGACCGCATGAACGGCGATGCCTCAGCGCCCGTATGCAGCGCGGCCCGGATGCCGTCCACCAGGCGTCCGCCGAGAGCGGTGAGCCCTCCGCCGATCACCACCGTCTCGACGTCGGCAGAGAGCACGAGGATACGGACCGCCGCAGCGGCGCCGTGG includes the following:
- the glyA gene encoding serine hydroxymethyltransferase; protein product: MTDRYFNAPLSEVDPEIAQVLDRELKRQQTFLEMIASENFVPVSVLQSQGSVLTNKYAEGYPGRRYYGGCEEVDVAESLAIERAKSLFGAEFANVQPHSGASANAAVLHAIARPGDTLLGLSLDQGGHLTHGMKINFSGRLYDIVAYGVDPETSIIDMDEVRELAIQHKPKVIIAGWSAYPRTLDFEAFRAIADEVGALLWVDMAHFAGLVAAGLHPNPVPHAHVVSSTVHKTIGGPRSGFILTNDADIAKKINTAVFPGQQGGPLMHVIAAKATAFKLAATPEFAERQERTLRGAALLAERLSQQDVKDAGIGVRSGGTDVHLVLVDLRDAQVDGKQAEDLLHDIRITVNRNAVPNDPRPPMVTSGLRIGTPALATRGFGDAEFTEVADIIALALIQGADLDALRARVDALAAAFPLYPDLQQ
- a CDS encoding type II toxin-antitoxin system VapC family toxin, with product MLDASAVVEAITDLGDRGDQVREAMLGDSDWAMPAHGPTEVANALRGLRLARLANDDEFRGQLALLQRMELVLFPVSPLLSRIGDLAMNATAYDAAYLVLGEVLGARVLTVDRKLATVPGTHADVHVVSVG
- a CDS encoding family 20 glycosylhydrolase; this encodes MVFTQTLPLVPAPVSAVAREGRMPVTAATRVQGSSPAAVQLIEAVARRTGIRLSAADTADADIVLRIDPAMGAAEGYVLTVAETAEIVGADEAGLFYGVQTLLQLLREDESGWGFLRAEVHDAPRFPRRGVMLDVTRHFFGVADVKKFIDATSALKFNQLHLHLSDDQGWRVHIDSWPKLTELSSSTAVDGEPGGFYTKDDYREIVAYAASRHMLLIPEIDLPGHTHAIGVAYPELVESPVLSEAFLAESAKNGQALPVHGESYLGTGVGHSSVRIHEERTYDFVRDVVRELAEMTPGPYIHIGGDESLGTPQADFDLFAERATAIVVEAGKTPVAWHEMGSAAGIAEGTIGQYWGKTTPEGTHAEEASHFVERGGALIMSAADAAYLDMKYSEDYPLGLTWAAIIDVRAAYEWEPTAVLDVPDAAILGIEAPLWAETTRTLSDVERLVFPRAAAQAEIGWSPRSAPERNWESFRGRLGTLAPLWKAEGVDFHPAAEVPWSER
- the nagA gene encoding N-acetylglucosamine-6-phosphate deacetylase is translated as MSIHSSSTGSLVIHSARIVDEGEIAEDGWVRVEDGVVVARGSGDDWTPADLVIDAAETAGPGAVLTPGFVDIHGHGGAGAAFDDGVEAIRTGRALHRSHGTTRAVISLVTAPLDDLARSVGMIADLMETDADILGSHLEGPFLDPGHHGAHEPSLLRTPETDDVARLLKAGRGTIRQVTIAPELPGGLDAIRQIVAAGSAAAVGHTDADAAMAVAAFEAGASILTHAFNAMPGIHHRAPGPVLAAAADHRVVLEAIADDVHLDPHVVKLIFDSAPGRVALITDAMAAAGSADGHYDLGAVSVTVENGVARADDTGSIAGSTLTQDVALQRAVRAGASLPEAVRALTETPARAIGRDAVLGSLRAGMTADAVLLDAELRVARVWVGPRLP
- a CDS encoding sigma-70 family RNA polymerase sigma factor; protein product: MKVHQDNSISEEPISDADLILRTRSGDTEAFGELWRRHYPSGLSVARSVTSSIDPDDLVQESYTRIYQAIIKGGGPNGSFRAYLFTSIRNTAAVWGRSRRETAIDELDTVADPDSTDQAANEALDRSLTAQAFRSLPSRWQEVLWYTEIEQMKPQDVAPLLGMKSGAVSQLAFRAREGLREAWIQAHLRSAAPGSDCQWTIEHLGAYSRGNLGTRDHKRLELHLDECARCMIVAAEAKDVSTRLALVLLPLVLGVTGAAGYLATLQGGGAPLVALAAMPSDIPNGVFAGDLGAGAAAGSATASSTGAGSGGAAGSGSAALVGSAGASGGILTGMGALVGIGSAALVVAGVVAAATIIPGLAGVGPTASLPSAGDVDSSSITTDVGPDDSLDLEEPIIIDEPVVQPEQEPVVPVEEEAAPPSPEHTGPVTAPPTIPAAPAPPVVIDPEEPGTGEPGTGEPGTGEPGTGEPGTGEPGTGEPGTGEPGTEEPGTGTGEPSDPTVPPVWATADIWIDTNLKTHFSVPITGAPGTTVEALLNDSADGGGQVVLDANGAGIIDLRPDLAQILRLSTTKVTFRYVLATGPGPSVDTTLRALSGVDIDALLVLESESATTDDPGVLAEAADDSAVEPTPAPAEKAVPAETTAPAAPVAPAEPVAPAVPAPPAEPAPVAAPTAPIDTTPAATEPAPAPAEESAPAE
- a CDS encoding YrdB family protein gives rise to the protein MSQDSAPVPGVARPVITVLDIVRVVVLVVAVASLVLWGFASSTLPWNLILGIGVPIVVILLWAVFLSPRPVLSVHPFLRAVVELFIYVGVTIAWWSMGQALIGSAFALVAIVAGVLSGRRALA
- a CDS encoding FAD-binding oxidoreductase, translating into MSALPLLQQSLGGLVDVSVASLEEARADRSGHSAVGRPLAVVHAETVAHVQETMRIATATRTPVVVRGAGTGLAGAANAGEGEIVLSTRRMTALLEVRPDDLLAVVEPGILNAELNAQLAPHGVWWAPDPASRDISTVGGNIATGAGGLLCAKYGVVRDAVLGVDLVLADGRLLHLGHRSVKGVTGLDLTSLVIGSEGTLGVVVGATLKLRRLVPGDVCTVTATFPGVRAAAAASAAVTAAGVQPAIMELMDAASLTAVHSLLLLPAPSPGAAQLTIQTDGPAAGVEADTIAGILRAHEGVVIVTHDAEEGERLLAIRRSMHPAMAAQGTTLIEDVSVPRSAMPAMFDEISRIEKQFGITIPTVAHAGDGNLHPNFLFEGADVPAQVWEAADELFRAAIRLGGTLTGEHGIGVLKRRWLAAELGDDQWQLQRQITAVFDPLGILNPGKVFEPDA
- a CDS encoding NUDIX domain-containing protein, with the translated sequence MPDIHVSAAVIVDDDGRVLVVRKQGTTRFMQPGGKPEAGESAAQTLIRELNEELGLHLMEADLRPLGTFVSEAANEPGHRVVAEAFATSIDPALATAQAELAELRWITPSDVATLPLAPLSLEHLLPLAWPAPTR
- a CDS encoding glucosamine-6-phosphate deaminase produces the protein MAEVVIVENAQAAGDLVASEIVELIERRPDAVLGLATGSTPLPVYLALRTRLAGHDVSQVRGFALDEYVGIDPTHPESYRSVITREVVEPLGLDPQRIRVPNGAVATIPHAGDDYEAAIAAAGGVDLQLLGIGTDGHIGFNEPGSSFASQTRVKTLTEQTREDNARFFDSIDDVPRHCITQGLGTILKARHLVLLAFGAGKAQAVADAVEGPLTAFLPGSAIQLHPHATVVVDEAAASHLRLADYYRYTFANKPDWQGI